In one Bacillus sp. PK3_68 genomic region, the following are encoded:
- a CDS encoding cytochrome P450, with the protein MKEIIAVKEIPSFKTRSDEFNPYAWCKQMLEKNPVMYHEETHTWNVFKYEDVKRVISDYEHFSSARTRTTIAVGVDSKDGFAPDKTNLIDADPPEHRKRRSLLSAAFTPRSLKNWEPRIQEIVDELIAQLGTDTEIEIVQSLTSQLPIIIMSDLMGVPSKDRLLFKKWVDTLFLPFKKEEQEDINKKKQVAAREYYEYLYPIVVQKRQQPADDIISDLLKAEVDGETFTDDEVIRTTMLILGAGIETTSHLLANTFYSLLYDNNKVYEELHHHPELVPQAIEEMLRYRFQLSKIDRTVKQDNNLLGVNLKKGDVVVAWLSAANLDEEMFEHPFTVDIHRPNNKKHVTFGNGPHFCLGAPLARLEAKVALTSFVKKYSRIEPIADFHLEEHLTDSATGQTLTTLPFKAFVHKDMADPVQK; encoded by the coding sequence ATGAAAGAAATTATTGCAGTAAAGGAAATCCCCTCGTTTAAGACGCGTTCGGACGAATTTAATCCATATGCCTGGTGCAAACAGATGCTGGAGAAAAATCCGGTAATGTACCATGAAGAAACCCATACGTGGAATGTCTTTAAATACGAGGATGTAAAGCGTGTGATTAGCGATTATGAACATTTTTCCAGTGCTCGCACTCGTACGACAATTGCTGTTGGGGTGGACAGCAAAGATGGATTTGCGCCTGACAAGACGAATCTCATTGATGCTGATCCACCGGAGCATAGAAAGCGTCGTTCGTTACTATCGGCAGCTTTTACACCTAGAAGTCTTAAAAACTGGGAACCTCGCATTCAAGAAATTGTAGATGAGCTCATTGCACAGTTAGGAACAGACACTGAAATTGAAATTGTCCAATCACTAACGAGCCAGCTTCCCATCATTATCATGTCTGACTTGATGGGCGTTCCCTCGAAAGACCGGTTACTGTTTAAGAAATGGGTAGATACTTTGTTTCTGCCTTTTAAAAAAGAAGAGCAAGAAGACATTAATAAAAAGAAACAGGTGGCCGCGAGGGAATATTATGAATATCTGTACCCTATTGTCGTGCAGAAAAGGCAACAGCCGGCAGATGATATTATATCTGATTTGCTAAAAGCAGAAGTGGATGGAGAGACCTTTACGGATGATGAAGTGATAAGGACGACGATGCTCATTTTGGGAGCGGGGATTGAAACAACAAGCCACCTGCTGGCTAATACGTTTTATTCTTTATTATATGACAACAATAAGGTCTACGAAGAACTGCATCATCATCCTGAACTGGTGCCGCAAGCAATAGAGGAGATGCTCAGATATCGTTTTCAATTATCTAAAATAGATCGCACGGTAAAGCAAGATAATAATCTGTTGGGAGTGAATCTGAAAAAAGGAGATGTGGTGGTTGCCTGGCTGAGCGCGGCGAATTTAGATGAAGAGATGTTTGAACATCCGTTTACAGTGGACATTCACCGGCCAAACAACAAGAAACATGTCACATTTGGAAACGGCCCGCATTTTTGTTTAGGAGCACCGCTTGCACGTCTGGAAGCAAAGGTTGCTCTCACCTCTTTTGTGAAGAAATATTCACGTATTGAGCCGATAGCTGATTTTCATTTAGAAGAACATTTAACCGATTCAGCTACTGGTCAAACACTGACCACTCTTCCATTTAAGGCATTTGTTCATAAGGATATGGCTGACCCTGTACAAAAATAG
- a CDS encoding TauD/TfdA family dioxygenase, translating to MTTIPTKQIQVVPAAGRIGAEIQGVQLSANVDTAVFNEIKKALDEYKVIFFRGQHHVDDKSQEAFARLLGEPYAHPTVPVKDETNYIFELDSRLGAKANHWHTDVTFVPEVPAYSILRGVTIPQVGGDTVWANTNSAYEDLPEGLKTLAEQLWAIHTNEFDYANFNRSHSLNDEAKKYRAVFESTIYQTQHPVVHVHKETGKKHLLLGGFAGKIDGYSTSESEKLISLFQSYITRLENTVRWQWQEGDVVIWDNLATQHYAVADYEDHHRVVRRVTVGKSIPVSLENKASTLLAKK from the coding sequence GTGACAACTATTCCAACAAAACAAATTCAGGTGGTCCCGGCGGCAGGAAGAATTGGAGCAGAAATTCAAGGAGTTCAATTAAGCGCAAATGTGGATACTGCTGTTTTCAATGAAATCAAAAAAGCGTTAGATGAATACAAAGTGATCTTTTTTAGAGGGCAGCATCATGTGGATGATAAAAGCCAGGAGGCATTTGCCAGACTGCTAGGCGAACCTTATGCCCATCCGACTGTCCCAGTGAAAGACGAGACAAATTATATCTTTGAGTTAGACTCCCGCTTAGGAGCCAAAGCGAACCATTGGCATACAGATGTCACTTTCGTTCCGGAAGTACCAGCTTATTCTATTTTAAGAGGGGTGACGATCCCGCAAGTGGGCGGAGACACTGTCTGGGCAAATACAAATTCAGCGTATGAGGACCTGCCCGAGGGGCTGAAAACATTAGCAGAGCAGCTATGGGCGATTCACACGAATGAATTCGATTATGCCAATTTCAACAGGTCTCATTCATTAAATGATGAAGCCAAGAAATACCGTGCTGTCTTTGAATCGACTATTTATCAGACACAGCACCCTGTCGTTCACGTTCATAAAGAAACAGGCAAAAAACATTTGCTGCTCGGGGGCTTTGCCGGAAAGATAGACGGCTACTCAACGAGCGAATCCGAGAAGTTGATCAGCCTCTTTCAATCTTATATAACAAGGCTGGAAAACACCGTGCGCTGGCAATGGCAAGAAGGTGATGTAGTTATTTGGGATAACTTAGCGACTCAGCATTATGCTGTCGCCGATTACGAAGACCATCACCGGGTAGTCCGCCGCGTAACAGTCGGAAAGAGCATTCCCGTCAGCCTTGAGAACAAAGCAAGTACGCTGCTTGCTAAAAAGTAA